From Zingiber officinale cultivar Zhangliang chromosome 5B, Zo_v1.1, whole genome shotgun sequence, the proteins below share one genomic window:
- the LOC121984514 gene encoding FCS-Like Zinc finger 13-like, which translates to MADSRDQKWHSILKLALSVGSDVAGEHRSKPSFAAGDGAVGLAIVASMSEEPRAYRSEPVRIGAVMTKPNLRAAASLMNEGEELSESYTCVISHLGGNKMKKRVYFGDGDSGLLLEPPPPPPEDPPFVVAEFLRCCFVCKKQLDGMDVYMYRGKAFCGEECRYQQMLVEEFGEKLSTGTSRNYKYSSSPCSASLLVTAGIAAASVH; encoded by the exons ATGGCGGATTCCAGGGACCAGAAGTGGCACTCCATTTTGAAACTGGCGCTTTCAGTAGGCTCAGACGTCGCCGGAGAGCACCGGTCCAAGCCCAGCTTCGCCGCCGGCGATGGCGCCGTCGGGCTGGCCATCGTCGCCTCCATGAGCGAGGAGCCGCGGGCCTACCGGTCGGAACCGGTCCGGATCGGCGCAGTGATGACGAAACCCAACCTGAGGGCCGCCGCCTCGCTCATGAACGAGGGCGAGGAGCTCTCCGAGAGCTATACTTGCGTGATTTCGCACCTGGGAGGGAACAAGATGAAGAAAAGGGTCTACTTTGGCGACGGCGACAGCGGCCTTCTCCTggaaccgccgccgccgccaccggaGGACCCGCCCTTCGTGGTGGCCGAGTTCCTGAGGTGTTGCTTTGTGTGCAAGAAGCAACTCGACGGCATGGACGTCTACATGTACAG AGGGAAGGCCTTCTGCGGCGAAGAATGCAGATACCAGCAGATGCTAGTGGAGGAATTCGGCGAAAAGCTCAGTACTGGCACTTCAAGAAACTACAAATATTCGTCTTCCCCTTGCTCAGCTTCATTGCTTGTCACAGCTGGTATTGCAGCTGCTTCAGTACACTGA